Proteins encoded by one window of Enterococcus faecalis:
- a CDS encoding IS30-like element IS6770 family transposase yields the protein MTYKHLTIDELTMIESYYLQHNKPVEIANRMGRAIQTIYNVVNKFKQGKTALDYWHQYKENKKKCGRKVIQLPAHEVDYIKEKVTLGWTPDVIIGRKERPVSCGMRTLYRLFSKGIFDIDTLPMKGKRKPNGHQEKRGKQQYQRSIHDRPDNYPDFNSEFGHLEGDTIVGIHHKSAVITLVERLSKVIITIKPNGRKALDIETALNQWFSRFPKNFFKSITFDCGKEFSNWKAISNQHDIDIYFADPGTPSQRPLNENSNGILRRNGLPKSMDFREVNQTFISSVSNQRNHIPRKSLNYRTPIEIFLSYVQEAFYSNLI from the coding sequence ATGACCTACAAACATCTTACCATAGACGAACTGACAATGATAGAATCATATTATCTTCAACATAATAAACCGGTTGAAATCGCTAACCGAATGGGACGTGCTATACAAACTATTTATAATGTAGTCAATAAGTTCAAGCAAGGCAAGACTGCTCTTGATTATTGGCACCAGTATAAAGAAAATAAGAAAAAATGTGGTAGAAAAGTCATTCAATTACCTGCTCATGAAGTAGATTACATTAAAGAGAAAGTCACTCTTGGTTGGACGCCTGACGTCATTATCGGGCGAAAAGAAAGGCCTGTTTCATGCGGTATGAGAACACTTTATCGTTTATTTTCTAAAGGGATATTTGATATTGACACACTACCGATGAAAGGTAAAAGAAAACCCAATGGCCATCAGGAAAAACGGGGAAAACAACAATATCAGCGCTCAATCCATGATCGACCTGATAATTATCCTGATTTCAATTCTGAGTTTGGTCACCTTGAAGGTGATACGATCGTTGGCATTCATCATAAAAGTGCCGTCATTACTTTAGTTGAAAGATTATCTAAAGTCATTATCACGATTAAACCCAACGGCCGTAAGGCATTAGATATTGAAACCGCCCTTAATCAATGGTTTTCTCGCTTCCCTAAAAACTTCTTTAAATCTATTACGTTTGACTGTGGAAAAGAATTTTCTAACTGGAAAGCCATTAGTAACCAACACGATATTGATATATATTTTGCGGACCCTGGAACACCTTCTCAACGCCCATTAAACGAGAATTCTAACGGGATTCTGCGTCGTAATGGACTGCCGAAATCAATGGATTTTAGAGAAGTGAATCAGACATTTATTTCCAGTGTCAGCAATCAACGTAATCATATTCCAAGAAAATCATTGAATTACAGAACACCAATTGAGATATTTTTGAGCTATGTACAAGAAGCATTTTATTCTAACTTAATTTGA